In the genome of bacterium, the window AGGCGTTCATCAACTCGTTCTCTGTAGTCATTGACCGCGATATAGAACCAGCTCTTGGGCAGAAAATTCCAGGAAAAAAGAAAGCCAAGCCGGTTCGAACTAAGGGCGATGTCAGCAACGTGAGTTTCGGGGATCAAGGCAACAATTTCGTCGAAAATTCTGAGCTCGATGTCCCTGCTGACCGAATAAGTTATTTCCGGTGTCATGACCAGCGTCATGGCCAGGATCGAATTGGTCGTATCCCACTCGACCCATAAATAAGATTCGATCTCCGGGGATAAACTCGGTATCACCCGATAGCCGCCCCAAAATTCGTTCATGCTTTGATAAGCCAATATATTTCGCGAATAATTGTAGCGATAGCTGCACGATAGGTACGTTCCCCACCAATTTTTGCTGCCGCTCTGCCAGGTCTCAAAGTACATATACCGCAATAAATAATTCGTATCCGCCTCATAATAAGGACCACCCGCAATTCGGCAAAGCAGTTCCTGTCCGTTTCTGAAACTGGGCCATGTCGCGAGATAAATGACCTTCGACCAATCATTACTGCCGGGTTCCTGAACGATATAGCCGCCTGGACCGATCGTCCAATCCCTGACAAACCCTTCTGAATATGTCCACCAGAACGGATTATATGTGTCGATCCGCTTCCTGCCAGACCACGGGACATAGCCGATCTCGCTCACATCGAATGAGTCACCGACCAGTTCACAGTGTGAGGTCATGAGCAGTCTCTTGTACATCGCGGAATAACCCATGGATGCCGCCCAATCGCGTTTTCGGTTGCGGTCACTAACGGCGGCCTGAAAGATCATTTTACCAACGGGATTATTCAAAACACCATCGACATCGACCACATAATTGTAATCATCTTGGTTGGCATACATACCGTTGAACAAGGTGCCGAGATCAATGTTGCCCGGCATTCTCTGTTTTGCCCTGAATACACCGAATGTCCTTGCCGGTTCAATAATGGTGTTGCTGGTATCACGGTATTCGTCGGTGTAGGCACCGAATACTCCCGCATTGAATTTCTCGGATTTTGTCGTTAATTTAATGCCACCCAGTATCGGCACGCTTTCATCACCCATTGATTTGCCGATCCGGCGTGAGTAAAAAACTTTCAGCAATGAAACGATACTAAAGAGACCAAGGCTCGGCATCCTGAAAATATCAAATCCCTCGATAAAGAACGGCCTTCGTTCGCTCAAGTAGACCGGATACTGAGACAGGTTCAAGGCATAGGGATCAGACTCGATCTGCGCAAAATCAGGCAATACGGTGGCGTTGACCGTGGTCTGCGGCGTGGCATCCCATTTGAAGTTCAGACTGCCGCTTGGTTTTATTTCTTCGTCGTCACTGATCGTATTGTACCGGACATAAGCTTCAGGATATAGTTCGAAATAATAGCCCGTCGAGCGAGGTTCAACGCATTTCAGCGCACCGAATTTTGATATGAGGAACTGTTCGGTCAGCAATACTTCAGTCCAGTAATCGGTTTCCCTTATCGCAGCGGTATAGCGCGCGAAATTCACACCCCATTCGGATAATTCTTTCTTATAACGGATCGATTTGAAAGGAATTTTTATTTCGACTTCATAGCGGTCGTCGTAAATTTTTACGCCGCGGTACCAGACTCCATCCCACGAAGCATCGGTATTAAGCCCATTATCGAGCATCATGCCGTCCTCGATCACGCCGCTTATTGTCGTTTGGAAAAAATAGGCCGTGTTCTTGCTCGCCATAGGATCTAAATATAACACCACATAATCTTCATATAATCCGGGGTATACCGTCGGTTTATTCTGACGGCAGTGACAGCGGTATGCCACGTACAGGTTATTTTTATCCTGAAGCAAATAAACCACTGTCGTATCCGTAGGTATGCCTTTTTCATAAGGTTTGAACTGAATGAAATCATTCGCCGAATCCGCCTGCTGCCAGATCTCCTCGATGAAACCGTCGATTTTGGGCGCGATATCTGAGTATCTGGTTTCAATAATTTTATCACTTTGCCCTAACAGTGCCCAGAGTAAGATGAACACAGAACCTCCATTTCTATTATTGTATTGAGCATATACATATCCATGAGAAAGTCAACCGGACCATTTTAGATGCTCGTTGACTATGCAATATTCTTTGCTATAATTGATAAAATAAATGAACCCGGCAACTGAAGAACGCAGATTGATAACGATACTTTTTGCCGACCTCTCGGGGTTCACGGCACTTTCATCAAAACTTGACCCGGAAGAAGTCCGCGACTTTGCTAACATCTGTTTTGAACACTTAAACGGCACGATCACCAGTCAGGATGGAACGGTTCACAAATACGAAGGAGACCTTGTTGTTGCCCTGTTTGGGTTTCCGACCGCGCAGGAAGATGCTCCTGAAAGCGCGATAAGAGCAGCGTTTGACATGTTGAAGCTTATGCCGAAAATAAGCGATATGGTTTCAACCCGATTGAAAATAAAAACCGACATTGGATTACATGTCGGTGTGAACAGCGGGATCGTGGTTGTCGGTGAAGTGGGGTCGGCGGAAAAAAGGGATAATACGATCATGGGCGACGCCGTTAATATCGCCTCGCGACTCAAGGATATGGCAAAACGAGGCGAAATACTGGTCTCTGAATCGGTCTTCAAGTCCTCTCGATATCTATTTGAGTATGAGGTTCTGCCGCCGGTTGCGGTCAAAGGAATTGACGAACCGGTAAAGATTTTTAGACCAATAAAAATGAAAGACAAACCTGAACCTAAACGGGGCATAAAGGGACTGTACTCACCGCTGGTGGGAAGGGACGGAGAACTCCAGTCGCTTAAGCAGTCATTAGAAAAACTGACAAGCGGCAAGGGAGGTGCAGCATTTGTGCTCGGTGACGCGGGTCTGGGTAAATCACGGTTATGGGAAGAACTTAAGAATGGCATGGTTGATCGCTCTTTACCGATTACAATTATTGAGGGTAGATGTCTATTCAATAGTGAGACCATCCCTTACTGGCCTTTCTTGCAGGTCCTGGGAACCGTGTTCGGGCTTACTGATCAAGATTCAAAGGATGTCATACGGGAAAAACTCTTGAAGAAGACGAAAGAGGTTCTTTCAAATGAATGGGCCGATGTTGTTCCCTATATAGGATATCTGTTCTCGATTCGTTTTACGGATAACCTTGATGAGAAAGTGAAATATCTTGACGCCAAGGCGGTGAAGCTCCAGATAATGATCGGTATCAATAAGCTATTCGCCGCCCTTGCTCATCGGCAGCCCATTCTTTTTGTGATTGAAGACTATCACTGGATTGATACCGGGTCTCTGGAGTTGCTGGAATTCATATTCGGCTCAAGTAAGTTGCCGCCGGTATTATTCCTTGGTCTTTCACGAATTGAAAAGGACCGAACATGTTATAAGACCAAAGAAAAACTGAAAGAGATATTACGCGACGACTTTCAGGAGATCATATTGAGACCGCTGGATGCCGATGAAAGTGCCGAGTTGGTGCGCAATCTTTTGAAAATACCTGGTTTCACCAAGGAATTCATGGCGCGAATCCTTGCCCGAGTTGAAGGCAATCCTTTTTATCTTGAAGAGATCATCCGGTCCTTGATAGACTCCAATGTGTTGATCTTCTCGTCGGGCGTTTGGCGTCTTACGGCCGATGTTTCTTCCCTGCAAATACCGGATACGATCCACACCGTCATTAAATCGCGGCTGGATAGGCTTGACCCGGAGTCGAGGGGCGTTTTGCAGACCGCTTCGGTTGTCGGCCGCAATTTCTATGGGCCGATTCTTGAACAACTTTGCGGGCTCGACAGCCTGATACTGACTCTCCACCTGGCAACCCTTGAGGAATATGAGTATATCAAGGAATTAAAAAGGTTCCCTGATCTGGAATACATGTTCCGTCACCCTCTCTTGCAGGAGGTAACTTATAATGGGCTGCTCAAGAAAAAACGGCGGGAGGTCCATGGCAAAGCCGGTGAAGTGATAGAGCGACTCTACAAGAACCGACTCGATGATTTTGCCGAGCTGCTCGCCCTTCAGTATGCGAATAGCGATAACTCCATCAAGGCGCTTGAGTGGCTAAGCAAAGCGGGTCAAAAGGCACGGGACAGGTACGCAAATGACGAGGCTATTGCCTATTATCAAAAAATGATTTCAATCATCAATGGTGAAAAACGCGAACCGACGGCTGAGCTTTGCCTTGCCTGCGAGGCAATCGCTGATATCTATGCCTTGAAAGGTATTTACCCGGCGGCTACAGACTATTACCGGCAGATGGAATCTGCGTCGGCTGGTAACGCGGCCGTCCGGTCCCGAGCAAAAAGAAAAACCGCAGAGATATACCATAATCTTGGTCGCTATGACGACGCGCTTGCATGCTACGACGAAGCTGAGAAGCTGTTGTCAGGCAACACCCAAGATGAAACGCTTGAAAAATCAAAGATCCATATCGCAAGGGGTGGCATATGGTGGCTCAAAGGTGAAATGAATCAAGCTATCGAGGAAGCCGAGGCGGGGTTGAAAGTGCTTGTTCAACTGCCTGGCGAAGAGCCGAAAATCAAGATGGTCAAGGCATCGGCTTACAATCGTTTTGGATCCATCTATTTTGACCAGGGCAACTATGGCCAGGCGATTGAGTTCTATCAGAAGAGCTTGGCAGCCCTGAAAGAAATTAACGACAAGCAAGCCATCGCCAGAGCCAGTGCGAACCTGGGCATTGTTTACCATGTGACCGGCGACCTTGACCAGGCCCTGAATCTTTACCAGACGTGCCGACAGATACTCGATGAAATCGGCGACAAATCAGGATTGGGCAAGATTCTCAATAACCTCGGCAACGTGTATTACGCAAAGGGGAAATACGATCGGGCTTTTGAACTTTTTCAAAAGTCCCTGGACATCTCCAAGGAGATAGGCAACCAGCGAAGCATTGGCATAGCTTACGGTAATTTGGCAACCATCTATGAGGCACGGGGAGACAACGATAAGGCTATTGAATTCTATCAAAAGGGTTTGCAGACATTTGAGGAGATAGGTTATAAGCACGGGATTGCCGAAACGCTGAACCATTTGGCAACCGTAAATATTAAAATAAATGCCTTCAACAAGGGCGAGGAATATTTGCTTAGAGCCGAAGAGATTCTGAAGGCGGTTGGCAGCAAACATGGATTAGTGGTTCTCTACGCACACTGGGCGGAATTGAAGAATAAAGTTGCCGGCCCGGGCTTAGCACCTGACAAAGAAGCACTGGACTACGCCGGAAAAGCAATCAAACTGGCTAATGAGCTGGGGGTAAAAGACAGCATTGCCCTATGCTATGTGACCTATGGCAAGATATTCACCGCCGCTTACGATCTCAAGACGGCTGAGGGATATTTCATAAAAGCGATTGAAATCTTTGAAGAAAGAAAAGATCGAGCGCTACTCGCCAATACGTATTTCGAATACGCCAAGATGTTGAAAATGAGAACCGCTGAAAACATTGATTCAATAAACCAGGCTGATGAGTATCTTGAAAAGGCGCTCAGGATCTATCGGGAACTTGATTTAGCCAATAGAGTAAAGGAAGTGGAAGGATTGAAAAGCCAACAAACAGCGGAATAAGACCGTATTTGCCATCTGCCGCCTCAAAGACCCATGGTCTCCCGGACCAGGACAACCAGAAATCCCGCTCTCTCTAAAACCGATACCGCAGGCCGAATCCGAGCGACACCAGGGCGCTCGTGCTTGCCTCTCCCCCCATGATTCCGGGTATGACCAGCGCTGCTGCGCCCTGGGTCGTGTTGCCCGAAACATTCATGAATAAAGTCAAATTCTTTATAATGTGGAAATCCGTGCCGCCGCCGAAGGCGATCACCGGCAATGCCGACATTGGTATGCCGGCGACGTTGAAATACTGGAAATGAGCGATCAAACCAAACCGCAATGGGATAAAAGTCCTGAATCCGAGGTTCAAGCCGGTCCTGATCCTTGTATATGTTCCATCTTCGCTTGAACTAAGACCGCCAAAAAAACCCAGCTGAAAACGCCAGACCCTGGCTTCAAACCCGGCGGTCGCCCCAGCCGTGCCTAGAAAGGGGATTTCGCCCAATCCATATCGGGTCGTGTCTTCGGTTTCAAAATCGTATATGACCATGGTCGCATGCCCGGAAATGACTTTATTCACGGTGTCGATCACCAGGCTATCATCATCGAACCTGATGCGCGGTATTTCAGTGGGCAGAGACGTGTAAAGGTCCCAGTCGCCGTTGATAAACGTCGGGCGACTTATCTCGCCGCATATTCCAAGGCTCAGATAACGCCAATCTTTCTTCATACCCCAGGTGAGAGATGTCATGCAAAAATTCAAAGACGCATTGCCATTACATCTGAGCACGGAATCAGCGTCGACTTCCACATCAAAAGAAGCATCGATCGTCCAATCATTGTACGGCTCCACCGCCAGCGCCACACCGCTGCCCAATGCGCCGCTGAGCGCGGACGCAAAACTGCCGTCGATGGTGACCGGCGTAGCCTGCAAACCAATGCCCATATCTATGCCCAGTAATCTGCGGCTGACCGCCACGTTCATTGACTTCGTTAAATATTTACCATCCCCGTCCGCGTTCAGCATCAGGTCTCCGGCTGCACTCAATACAAAACGGACCGGGATCGAATCATAAAGCCCTAGATCCGGGAGGAGATCATGAGTAAGCGTATCCTGATAATCCATTTCATATCCGGCCGAGGGACGGACCGACGCATGGCAGCTCAGTTCCATGCAGTCACCCCTCTGGCTGCCTGCAGCCAGCCGCCAACCTTTGAAAGTAACCGCCAGACCGGCAAAGTCAATTCCGCCGGTTTGTTCAATGCCCAGATCGGTCGGAACTTTGATCGAGTCTAGAATAGTCTCAACGCTGTCCAGCGGTATCACGAACTCCGTGCTGATGACCGTTTTCATGTTCGGAGCCAGACAGATCATCGCTTCCATTCCCCCAACGCGCGCCAAGGCTGCCGGGTTCAGCATAAAACCGATAAGCCCCTCGGACAAAGCGGGATTGGCAAACCCCGGGTGCGTGAAGTACAAATCCGACGTCGGGTACGCATAACGCATGTTCACGTCGGCAGCAAGGTCAACATTAACCTGTACCGGCAGAAAAAAAAGAATCAAGATCATTGGAATACTATAACAAATAAGCAGTCCTTGTCAACCGTCAATGGCATTGATTATAGTTCTGAAAGAATAGCCGGGAGATATCTACTTGACAAGAAGGACATTTGTATTATAATGCTATATAAAATTAAAAAAAGGAGGTTGTATGAATAAGTTTTCAATGATAGGTTTAAGTCTTTTATTTGGCATATCCAGTTCAGCATTCGCTGCCGACCGCATCGTGCTGGTCGAAGAGATGTACCAGGAAGGCTGAGGCAGCTGTACCGCTGTCAGTGGTCAACTGGCACAAATAGCGCTTAACTATCCGGGACGCGTTGCTCTCGTTGAGATCCATCTTGCTAGTTCCTATCCCCTGTACTGCGCCGAAGCAGCCAACCGGGCATTCAATTTTTACAATGTCTCCTTTACTCCGGATGCCTATGTCGATGGCGCGCAGAGCACAAGTTACGAAACGGATATTGTCAACCGCATGAATCAGCCCTCGGACCTTGTTCCCACGATGTGGGGTACGTATAGCCCCAGCACGCGCACCGGAACCGTTTACGCGAAATTCAAGAACACCGGCAGCTCCAGCATCAGCGGCAATTTCTATTTCGTCGTCGTGGAAGATTCGCTTTATTATGCGGGTCCCAACGGCGACGTATGGCACAACCACGTCGCGCGCGATTACCTGCCGACCGAAGTAGGCCAGGCAGTCACGATCGCGGCCGGCGACTCCGTGATCCAGAGTCAGTCTTTTTCGATCGGGGCCAGCTGGAACGAGAACAAGATCGATATCTATGCCTGGGTACAGCAAACCGCCGGGCAAAAAGAAAATTACCAAGCATGCATCAGGCATCTTGGCGACCTTGGCGCCGTACCGGCGACGCCCACGATCGTGAAACCGTTCCACTGCGCGCGTCTGCCCGTTGTGCAGCCCACGCTGGCATTCTATTCGACGGACCAGAACGGCGACCAGCTCCGGTACCGGATTTTATGGGATGACGATCCCAATTTCGCATCGCCGGACAGTTCAACCACGGGCTTTTACGCGAGCGGCGCGACGGTCAATTTCACGCTCCCTTATGCGCTGGTCAATGGAATGACCTACTGGTGGAAAGTGAAATGCACGGATCCCGGCGGCAGCGGCATGTGGTCGGGATATTCGGCAAACCAATCCTTCTCCATTGGCACCAGCCTGCCCGCCAATACATGCAGCTGGTACCAAACCACGAACGCGCAGTTCCTTGCCAACATTTACGACCAGACAGTCATCCAGGGCGATAGCATCGTTCTGGTAAGCGCCGGTTCTTCGATCACCGACACCGTCTTTTTCGAAACATTTGAAGCGGGTGCTGTGCCGGCCGGCTGGACCGTGGTCAATGGCAACGGTGATACTTACCAGTGGTCAGTCGGTACGACCGGGGATATTGGGGCTTACACGCCGCCGGCTTACGGCGTATACTACGCATATTATTCGGATGACGATGCCGGCAGCGGCGTGATAAATAACAACGAAGCGATCCTCACGCCTGCTATCCGCGTGCCGGTCGGCGCACTGACGCTTGAAGTCCTGTACGGATACGGATTTCAGGTCTATGAGACCGGCGAAAAACTGCGTTTCAAAACGCGGCGCAAGACCGGCGCCTCGTGGACCGCCTGGACTGACCTTGCCGTATACACGGCAAGCGGCAGCGGCACGGCGGCCCACAACCTCACGGCATATTTGCCCTGCGATTCCGTTCAGTTCCAATGGTTCTTCAGCGACAGCACTGCAACCTCGCACTGGGGTTATGCCAGCGCTTGCGACAACGTGGTCCTGCGCTACACATTCTCTACGAGCGGCACCCAGGGGACTGTAACATCCACCACTATTAATTATCATGATCTCTCAACAATGTACAGCCGGCCTCATTGGGGCGGCGCGGTTTGGCGGAAAGCGACTGCCGGCGATTCGATCGGGATGAAGTTCGAATATTACAACGGCAGTTCATGGCAGGCTATTCCCAATAGCGCGCTGCCGGGCAATGCCGCGGGATTTTTCTCCACCATTGTCGCCGACACCATCGATCTCAGCGCATTAGACACGACAACCTACAAGACGATCCGAATGGTAGGTCTCCTGTATAAAATCGGGACAAAATCGCCCAATAATCCCGCCCTCCTTGACTGGGAAGCCGGAAATTTTACGAACTACATTGGCATTGCCGACTACAATCCAGGGACAGTCGATGCAAAAACATCTCTTTGCATCAGTCCCTCCATCGTGAAAAACCATCTTGACATCGCCTATACGATCGCCGATAAAAGCGACGGTTCGAGATTGGGCATTTACGATGCGATGGGACGGCTGGTAAAACAGTTTGGCATAATCGCCACAGGCGCGCAGTCCGGACGCGCGGTATGGGACGGCTGCGACAATACTGGCAACGAGCTTCCCAACGGAATCTATTTTGTCAGGCTGGAGACCGGCGATGACGTAGCGATAAAAAAGGCGGTGATCCTGCGTTGATCGCGGGCGTCAACCAATAAATCCGAGGTCCTGTGTCCGCATGACACAGGACCTTTTTTTTTACGACCGCGCGATCCCGCTTGACTCGAACAGGCTCCCGAATATACTTGCTCGTTAGTAACTTATAAGACATCGATCATGAAAAAGATAAAAGTGGCTATCGTCGGGTATGGCAACATCGGCAGAGGCGTGCACTGCGCAGTCGATCGCAATCCCGACATGGAACTCGTCCAGATCATCACGCGCGATCCTGACCGGGTCAAAAAGCACGTTAAAAAGATCCCGGTATACGCGATCGGCGATTTTAAAAAAACCGCCGATGTCGCGATCCTGTGCAGCGGCTCGAAGGATGATATCTTTGGCGCGGCATCAGGCATAAAATCCCTGAAAAAACGCATCGATGATCCTGATGTTCATGGTCAGGGACCGTTTTTCGCCCAGTACTTCAACACGGTCGATAGCTTTGACACGCACGCACGTATTCCGGCCTACCACACCGCCATGGATCATTACGCGGCGAGAAATAAGCACACGGCGATCATCTCGGCCGGCTGGGATCCCGGTACTTTTTCGTGGGAACGTGTTCTAGCCGATGCTTTTATTCCGGGGGCAAGGCATTATACTTTTTGGGGACCGGGCGTAAGCCAGGGGCATTCTGATGCGGTCCGCTCGATCCAGGGCGTCCTCGATGCGAGGCAATATACGCTACCGGTCGATGCCGCGATCCAAAAAGTTCGAGATTGCGCTAACCCGCGGCTGCGGGCGTGTGACAAACACACGCGCCTGGTCTATGTGGTCGCACATAAGGGCGCCGACAGGAAGAAAATCGAAAAAGAGATCAAACTCATGCCGCATTATTTTTCCGAGTACCGCACCAGGGTGGTCTTTATCACGGAATCAGAGATGGCGAAGAAACATTCTCAATATCCTCACGGTGGTTTTGTTGTAGCGACCAATCAAAAAGGTATCGGCAGCCGGGCGCTGCTTGAATACCGGTGCGAATGGGGAAGCAATGCCGAAGCGACCGGTAATATCCTCACGGCTTGCAGCCGGGCTTGTTTTCGCATGAACCAGGCAAAAAATTACGGCGCCTTCACCATGCTCGACCTGCCAGCAGCGTACTTCAGCCTTCATTCAAAGAAGAAACTGCTGGTCGAATACATGTGATTACCCAATTACTTAATTACTCAATAACATAATTACATAATAACTATATCATTATATATGCTTGTTGACTTTCTTCGATAAATGTATATACTTCCTCTTGGAATGCAGACAACCACAAGAAAATTCGATCTGGTTATAAACACTAAATGGTGCAAAGGTTGTGAGATCTGCGTCGCCTTTTGCCCTAAAAAAGTGCTGGCGATGGAAAGGGATAAAGCTTTTGTCATCAGCCCCGATGCCTGCACTGGATGCCAGCTTTGTGAAATCTATTGTCCTGATTTTGCGATAGTTGTTAATAGAAGCGAACCGCCGAAACCGGCGACGTGATCTAAAAAACATGAATCCCATTAACCGACCCGCCAACATCAAAGTAATGACCGGTAATGAAGCCTGCGCTGAAGCCGCACTCACAGCTGGTTTGCGGTTCTTCGCCGGTTATCCTATCACACCGTCGTCCGAAATCGCTGAAGTCCTCTCCCGCATGCTGCCGCGGGTCGGCGGCACTTTCATCCAGATGGAAGACGAGATCGCTTCGATGGGCGCGATCATTGGCGCCTCCCTGGCTGGGGTCAAATCAATGACCGCGACCAGCGGACCGGGATTTTCGCTCATGCAGGAGAATATCGGCTATGCGTCGATGGCTGAAGTTCCCGTGGTCGTGGTCAATGTCCAGCGCGGCGGGCCGAGCACTGGTTTGCCGACCCTGCCTGCCCAAGCCGATGTCATGCAGGCGCGGTGGGGTACTCACGGCGACCATCCGGTCATTGCCGTGTGCCCATCCACCGTACGGGAAACGTATGACTGGACGATCAAAGCGTTCAACCTTTCGGAAAAATACCGGGTTCCGGTAATGCTCATGATGGACGAGATCATCGGCCACATCAACGAAAAGATCATCATTCCGCAAAAAGATGAGATCCAGATCATCGAACGGGAAAAAACGCACGAACCTCCGGATAAATACATCCCATACCGGATGACCGAATCCGATATTCCGCCGATGGCCGATTATGGATCCGGATACCGCTTCAACGTCACAGGACTGAGTCATGATGAAACCGGGTTCCCGACGAATGACCCGGCAAAGATCGATGTGCTCTATCGCAGGATCAACCGGAAGATAGAACGTTACAAGAATCAGATCATCGATTACAAGCAGGAATACCTGGATGACGCCAAGATCTGCGTGGTCGCTTACGGCTCCAGCGCGCGTTCGGCGCGGCGCGCGATACGTCTCGCCCGCGAACAGGGTATCAAAGCCGGACTCTTTCAGCTCTATGTTCTCTGGCCCTTCCCTTACGAGGTTCTGGGCCGCATCGCCTCCACGATCAAGCATTTTGTCGTACCGGAGATGAACCTTGGCCAGATGGCGCATGAAGTCGCATGCGCCACGAAGATCGAGCCGGTACTGGTCAATCGGGTCGATGGTACGCTTATAACGCCGGATGAGATATTAAAAGGAATAAAAGATGTTTCCGTATGAGAAATACCTGAGAAAGGAAAAATTCCCGCACATCTGGTGCACGGGCTGTGGGTGCGGCATTATTGTAAAGGCGATGCTTAGAGCAATTGACAGAATTAAAATTCAAAAAGACGACATGGCGAT includes:
- a CDS encoding DUF5916 domain-containing protein, whose protein sequence is MFILLWALLGQSDKIIETRYSDIAPKIDGFIEEIWQQADSANDFIQFKPYEKGIPTDTTVVYLLQDKNNLYVAYRCHCRQNKPTVYPGLYEDYVVLYLDPMASKNTAYFFQTTISGVIEDGMMLDNGLNTDASWDGVWYRGVKIYDDRYEVEIKIPFKSIRYKKELSEWGVNFARYTAAIRETDYWTEVLLTEQFLISKFGALKCVEPRSTGYYFELYPEAYVRYNTISDDEEIKPSGSLNFKWDATPQTTVNATVLPDFAQIESDPYALNLSQYPVYLSERRPFFIEGFDIFRMPSLGLFSIVSLLKVFYSRRIGKSMGDESVPILGGIKLTTKSEKFNAGVFGAYTDEYRDTSNTIIEPARTFGVFRAKQRMPGNIDLGTLFNGMYANQDDYNYVVDVDGVLNNPVGKMIFQAAVSDRNRKRDWAASMGYSAMYKRLLMTSHCELVGDSFDVSEIGYVPWSGRKRIDTYNPFWWTYSEGFVRDWTIGPGGYIVQEPGSNDWSKVIYLATWPSFRNGQELLCRIAGGPYYEADTNYLLRYMYFETWQSGSKNWWGTYLSCSYRYNYSRNILAYQSMNEFWGGYRVIPSLSPEIESYLWVEWDTTNSILAMTLVMTPEITYSVSRDIELRIFDEIVALIPETHVADIALSSNRLGFLFSWNFLPKSWFYIAVNDYRERVDERLQSKYFISAIKVKYLFYF
- a CDS encoding tetratricopeptide repeat protein; the protein is MNPATEERRLITILFADLSGFTALSSKLDPEEVRDFANICFEHLNGTITSQDGTVHKYEGDLVVALFGFPTAQEDAPESAIRAAFDMLKLMPKISDMVSTRLKIKTDIGLHVGVNSGIVVVGEVGSAEKRDNTIMGDAVNIASRLKDMAKRGEILVSESVFKSSRYLFEYEVLPPVAVKGIDEPVKIFRPIKMKDKPEPKRGIKGLYSPLVGRDGELQSLKQSLEKLTSGKGGAAFVLGDAGLGKSRLWEELKNGMVDRSLPITIIEGRCLFNSETIPYWPFLQVLGTVFGLTDQDSKDVIREKLLKKTKEVLSNEWADVVPYIGYLFSIRFTDNLDEKVKYLDAKAVKLQIMIGINKLFAALAHRQPILFVIEDYHWIDTGSLELLEFIFGSSKLPPVLFLGLSRIEKDRTCYKTKEKLKEILRDDFQEIILRPLDADESAELVRNLLKIPGFTKEFMARILARVEGNPFYLEEIIRSLIDSNVLIFSSGVWRLTADVSSLQIPDTIHTVIKSRLDRLDPESRGVLQTASVVGRNFYGPILEQLCGLDSLILTLHLATLEEYEYIKELKRFPDLEYMFRHPLLQEVTYNGLLKKKRREVHGKAGEVIERLYKNRLDDFAELLALQYANSDNSIKALEWLSKAGQKARDRYANDEAIAYYQKMISIINGEKREPTAELCLACEAIADIYALKGIYPAATDYYRQMESASAGNAAVRSRAKRKTAEIYHNLGRYDDALACYDEAEKLLSGNTQDETLEKSKIHIARGGIWWLKGEMNQAIEEAEAGLKVLVQLPGEEPKIKMVKASAYNRFGSIYFDQGNYGQAIEFYQKSLAALKEINDKQAIARASANLGIVYHVTGDLDQALNLYQTCRQILDEIGDKSGLGKILNNLGNVYYAKGKYDRAFELFQKSLDISKEIGNQRSIGIAYGNLATIYEARGDNDKAIEFYQKGLQTFEEIGYKHGIAETLNHLATVNIKINAFNKGEEYLLRAEEILKAVGSKHGLVVLYAHWAELKNKVAGPGLAPDKEALDYAGKAIKLANELGVKDSIALCYVTYGKIFTAAYDLKTAEGYFIKAIEIFEERKDRALLANTYFEYAKMLKMRTAENIDSINQADEYLEKALRIYRELDLANRVKEVEGLKSQQTAE
- a CDS encoding FlgD immunoglobulin-like domain containing protein yields the protein MNQPSDLVPTMWGTYSPSTRTGTVYAKFKNTGSSSISGNFYFVVVEDSLYYAGPNGDVWHNHVARDYLPTEVGQAVTIAAGDSVIQSQSFSIGASWNENKIDIYAWVQQTAGQKENYQACIRHLGDLGAVPATPTIVKPFHCARLPVVQPTLAFYSTDQNGDQLRYRILWDDDPNFASPDSSTTGFYASGATVNFTLPYALVNGMTYWWKVKCTDPGGSGMWSGYSANQSFSIGTSLPANTCSWYQTTNAQFLANIYDQTVIQGDSIVLVSAGSSITDTVFFETFEAGAVPAGWTVVNGNGDTYQWSVGTTGDIGAYTPPAYGVYYAYYSDDDAGSGVINNNEAILTPAIRVPVGALTLEVLYGYGFQVYETGEKLRFKTRRKTGASWTAWTDLAVYTASGSGTAAHNLTAYLPCDSVQFQWFFSDSTATSHWGYASACDNVVLRYTFSTSGTQGTVTSTTINYHDLSTMYSRPHWGGAVWRKATAGDSIGMKFEYYNGSSWQAIPNSALPGNAAGFFSTIVADTIDLSALDTTTYKTIRMVGLLYKIGTKSPNNPALLDWEAGNFTNYIGIADYNPGTVDAKTSLCISPSIVKNHLDIAYTIADKSDGSRLGIYDAMGRLVKQFGIIATGAQSGRAVWDGCDNTGNELPNGIYFVRLETGDDVAIKKAVILR
- a CDS encoding diaminopimelate dehydrogenase codes for the protein MKKIKVAIVGYGNIGRGVHCAVDRNPDMELVQIITRDPDRVKKHVKKIPVYAIGDFKKTADVAILCSGSKDDIFGAASGIKSLKKRIDDPDVHGQGPFFAQYFNTVDSFDTHARIPAYHTAMDHYAARNKHTAIISAGWDPGTFSWERVLADAFIPGARHYTFWGPGVSQGHSDAVRSIQGVLDARQYTLPVDAAIQKVRDCANPRLRACDKHTRLVYVVAHKGADRKKIEKEIKLMPHYFSEYRTRVVFITESEMAKKHSQYPHGGFVVATNQKGIGSRALLEYRCEWGSNAEATGNILTACSRACFRMNQAKNYGAFTMLDLPAAYFSLHSKKKLLVEYM
- a CDS encoding 4Fe-4S binding protein, yielding MQTTTRKFDLVINTKWCKGCEICVAFCPKKVLAMERDKAFVISPDACTGCQLCEIYCPDFAIVVNRSEPPKPAT
- a CDS encoding 2-oxoacid:acceptor oxidoreductase subunit alpha, with the translated sequence MNPINRPANIKVMTGNEACAEAALTAGLRFFAGYPITPSSEIAEVLSRMLPRVGGTFIQMEDEIASMGAIIGASLAGVKSMTATSGPGFSLMQENIGYASMAEVPVVVVNVQRGGPSTGLPTLPAQADVMQARWGTHGDHPVIAVCPSTVRETYDWTIKAFNLSEKYRVPVMLMMDEIIGHINEKIIIPQKDEIQIIEREKTHEPPDKYIPYRMTESDIPPMADYGSGYRFNVTGLSHDETGFPTNDPAKIDVLYRRINRKIERYKNQIIDYKQEYLDDAKICVVAYGSSARSARRAIRLAREQGIKAGLFQLYVLWPFPYEVLGRIASTIKHFVVPEMNLGQMAHEVACATKIEPVLVNRVDGTLITPDEILKGIKDVSV